In Microplitis mediator isolate UGA2020A chromosome 2, iyMicMedi2.1, whole genome shotgun sequence, a single window of DNA contains:
- the LOC130663050 gene encoding dual specificity protein phosphatase CDC14B isoform X1, with protein MDNSDSLLMCATELIKDRFYFVTLQADVKPKSTLDTHYFSIDDELIYENFYADFGPLNLAMLYRYCMKVDKKLKTSGFYKKKILHYTISTEPEKRVNAAFLAGSYAILYLKKTAREVYESLVNSPNSPPYIMFRDASFGAPCYQISLKDCLSAIYTCHRLGFFNFDDFNVKEYEYYERVEYGDLNWIVPDKFIAFCGPHAKLNNENGYPLHAPESYFSYFRQNNVTTIVRLNKKIYDASQFINAGFDHRDLFFRDGSTPADSIVRQFLKIAENTNGAIAVHCKAGLGRTGSLIGCYIMKHYHLTAHETIAWIRICRPGSVIGHQQQWLEEKEYSLHLLRRDPLQVDSNGNPPHSRGIYSKLGCSSGGTSTFLTYSTKMNPIAGTALEQRQQHDNVSGIVHRVDDIHLDDSSLLSTTSTSTTTSTPTTTSTITSAGNNTKLQQQKQQRPQRFALNIKTQGDKLNEIKIRRQTSSYANNFSIGRKGIGQPTVMLPNLGLLLKSSTSSSSSSVTSRANQKGTSNNTIATIIGSKKDINKRLLSRSNTSGTATLTKRNTRRLSCSGNSTINRPSPCYMRSKSTTQMHNNHNKNSVLMSNCSSVIRSGCTNTKPITRSFASREPASLSSTTNIITQIRRPTLLPSSTAATTTSVTNNNNNNNNNQNSTQQQLSTNTGSMVLRSADRVNRYFSKKDGIKRRRRQRRSVITGETTSRRTSARQQQQQQR; from the exons atCGGTTTTATTTTGTGACATTGCAAGCTGATGTCAAACCTAAAAGTACTCTAGACACCCATTACTTTAGTATCGAcgatgaattaatttatgaaaatttttacgccGACTTTGGGCCGTTAAATTTGGCGATGCTTTACAGATACTGTATGAAAGTCGATAAGAAATTGAAAACATCGggtttttataagaaaaaaatattacactaTACAATAAGTACCGAGCCAGAGAAACGTGTTAATGCAGCATTTCTTGCTGGTAGCTATGCA atattatatttaaaaaaaacagctAGAGAAGTATACGAAAGCCTGGTGAATAGTCCAAATAGTCCACCCTACATAATGTTTCGCGACGCATCATTTGGTGCGCCGTGTTATCAGATCTCCTTGAAGGATTGTCTGAGTGCCATTTACACGTGTCATAGATTGggatttttcaactttgacgATTTTAATGTCAAAGAGTACGAGTACTACGAGCGAGTAGAATACGGTGATTTAAATTGGATTGTTCCTGATAAATTTATAGCATTTTGTGGTCCACATGCTAAACTTAACAATGAAAATGGATATCCATTACATGCACCAGAGTCATATTTCTCTTACTTCCGTCAAAATAACGTTACGACAATTGTAcggttgaataaaaaaatttatgatgcaTCACAATTTATAAATGCCGGATTTGATCAccgtgatttattttttcgtgatGGTTCGACGCCAGCGGATAGTATTGtgagacaatttttaaaaattgctgaAAATACAAATGGTGCTATTGCTGTGCACTGCAAAGCTGGTCTTGGTAGAACAGGTTCATTAATTGGATGTTATATAATGAAACATTATCATCTAACAGCACATGAGACAATTGCTTGGATTAGAATATGTAGACCTGGTTCTGTTATTGGCCATCAGCAGCAATGGCTTGAAGA GAAAGAATATTCTCTTCATTTATTGAGGAGAGATCCACTACAAGTAGACAGCAATGGAAACCCGCCTCATTCACGTGGAATATATTCGAAATTAGGATGCAGTAGTGGTGGGACATCAACTTTCTTGACATATTCAACTAAAATGAATCCGATTGCTGGTACAGCATTGGAGCAGCGTCAGCAGCACGATAATGTATCCGGAATAGTACATCGTGTAGATGATATTCATCTTGACGACTCATCGTTACTATCGACAACATCTACGTCGACTACGACATCAACACCAACAACGACATCGACAATCACAAGTGCTGGTAATAATACTAAATTGCAGCAACAAAAGCAGCAACGCCCACAACGATTTGCCTTAAACATAAAAACTCAAGGAGACAAattgaatgaaattaaaatacgtAGACAGACGTCGTCTTATGctaataattttagtattGGTAGAAAAGGTATCGGACAGCCTACTGTTATGCT GCCTAATTTGGGGCTGCTGTTGAAGTCATCAACGTCTTCGTCATCCTCATCAGTTACGTCGAGAGCTAATCAGAAAGGAACGAGCAATAATACGATAGCTACCATTATTGGATCTAAAAAAGATATCAATAAACGTTTACTTTCACGTTCAAATACTTCGGGAACAGCCACACTCACTAAAag AAATACTCGGAGATTGAGCTGCAGTGGTAACAGTACCATTAACAGACCATCTCCATGCTACATGAGGTCTAAATCAACAACGCAGATgcataataatcataataaaaatagtgtcCTGATGTCTAACTGCAGCAGCGTAATAAGATCTGGTTGTACAAATACTAAACCAATAACACGATCCTTTGCTTCACGTGAACCAGCCTCACTGTCATCGACTACAAATATCATCACACAAATCCGCCGCCCGACTTTATTACCTTCTTCAACTGCTGCTACAACTACTTCAGTtactaataacaataacaataataataataaccaaaaTTCAACTCAGCAACAATTGTCAACAAATACAGGCAGCATGGTACTAAGATCTGCTGATCGTGTAAATCGTTACTTCTCTAAAAAAGa TGGTATCAAGCGGCGTAGACGTCAACGGCGGAGTGTTATAACTGGGGAAACGACGAGCCGCAGGACTTCAGCGAGacagcagcaacagcaacaacgATGA
- the LOC130663050 gene encoding dual specificity protein phosphatase CDC14B isoform X2, which produces MDNSDSLLMCATELIKDRFYFVTLQADVKPKSTLDTHYFSIDDELIYENFYADFGPLNLAMLYRYCMKVDKKLKTSGFYKKKILHYTISTEPEKRVNAAFLAGSYAILYLKKTAREVYESLVNSPNSPPYIMFRDASFGAPCYQISLKDCLSAIYTCHRLGFFNFDDFNVKEYEYYERVEYGDLNWIVPDKFIAFCGPHAKLNNENGYPLHAPESYFSYFRQNNVTTIVRLNKKIYDASQFINAGFDHRDLFFRDGSTPADSIVRQFLKIAENTNGAIAVHCKAGLGRTGSLIGCYIMKHYHLTAHETIAWIRICRPGSVIGHQQQWLEEKEYSLHLLRRDPLQVDSNGNPPHSRGIYSKLGCSSGGTSTFLTYSTKMNPIAGTALEQRQQHDNVSGIVHRVDDIHLDDSSLLSTTSTSTTTSTPTTTSTITSAGNNTKLQQQKQQRPQRFALNIKTQGDKLNEIKIRRQTSSYANNFSIGRKGIGQPTVMLPNLGLLLKSSTSSSSSSVTSRANQKGTSNNTIATIIGSKKDINKRLLSRSNTSGTATLTKRNTRRLSCSGNSTINRPSPCYMRSKSTTQMHNNHNKNSVLMSNCSSVIRSGCTNTKPITRSFASREPASLSSTTNIITQIRRPTLLPSSTAATTTSVTNNNNNNNNNQNSTQQQLSTNTGSMVLRSADRVNRYFSKKDARTAITSKTAFIR; this is translated from the exons atCGGTTTTATTTTGTGACATTGCAAGCTGATGTCAAACCTAAAAGTACTCTAGACACCCATTACTTTAGTATCGAcgatgaattaatttatgaaaatttttacgccGACTTTGGGCCGTTAAATTTGGCGATGCTTTACAGATACTGTATGAAAGTCGATAAGAAATTGAAAACATCGggtttttataagaaaaaaatattacactaTACAATAAGTACCGAGCCAGAGAAACGTGTTAATGCAGCATTTCTTGCTGGTAGCTATGCA atattatatttaaaaaaaacagctAGAGAAGTATACGAAAGCCTGGTGAATAGTCCAAATAGTCCACCCTACATAATGTTTCGCGACGCATCATTTGGTGCGCCGTGTTATCAGATCTCCTTGAAGGATTGTCTGAGTGCCATTTACACGTGTCATAGATTGggatttttcaactttgacgATTTTAATGTCAAAGAGTACGAGTACTACGAGCGAGTAGAATACGGTGATTTAAATTGGATTGTTCCTGATAAATTTATAGCATTTTGTGGTCCACATGCTAAACTTAACAATGAAAATGGATATCCATTACATGCACCAGAGTCATATTTCTCTTACTTCCGTCAAAATAACGTTACGACAATTGTAcggttgaataaaaaaatttatgatgcaTCACAATTTATAAATGCCGGATTTGATCAccgtgatttattttttcgtgatGGTTCGACGCCAGCGGATAGTATTGtgagacaatttttaaaaattgctgaAAATACAAATGGTGCTATTGCTGTGCACTGCAAAGCTGGTCTTGGTAGAACAGGTTCATTAATTGGATGTTATATAATGAAACATTATCATCTAACAGCACATGAGACAATTGCTTGGATTAGAATATGTAGACCTGGTTCTGTTATTGGCCATCAGCAGCAATGGCTTGAAGA GAAAGAATATTCTCTTCATTTATTGAGGAGAGATCCACTACAAGTAGACAGCAATGGAAACCCGCCTCATTCACGTGGAATATATTCGAAATTAGGATGCAGTAGTGGTGGGACATCAACTTTCTTGACATATTCAACTAAAATGAATCCGATTGCTGGTACAGCATTGGAGCAGCGTCAGCAGCACGATAATGTATCCGGAATAGTACATCGTGTAGATGATATTCATCTTGACGACTCATCGTTACTATCGACAACATCTACGTCGACTACGACATCAACACCAACAACGACATCGACAATCACAAGTGCTGGTAATAATACTAAATTGCAGCAACAAAAGCAGCAACGCCCACAACGATTTGCCTTAAACATAAAAACTCAAGGAGACAAattgaatgaaattaaaatacgtAGACAGACGTCGTCTTATGctaataattttagtattGGTAGAAAAGGTATCGGACAGCCTACTGTTATGCT GCCTAATTTGGGGCTGCTGTTGAAGTCATCAACGTCTTCGTCATCCTCATCAGTTACGTCGAGAGCTAATCAGAAAGGAACGAGCAATAATACGATAGCTACCATTATTGGATCTAAAAAAGATATCAATAAACGTTTACTTTCACGTTCAAATACTTCGGGAACAGCCACACTCACTAAAag AAATACTCGGAGATTGAGCTGCAGTGGTAACAGTACCATTAACAGACCATCTCCATGCTACATGAGGTCTAAATCAACAACGCAGATgcataataatcataataaaaatagtgtcCTGATGTCTAACTGCAGCAGCGTAATAAGATCTGGTTGTACAAATACTAAACCAATAACACGATCCTTTGCTTCACGTGAACCAGCCTCACTGTCATCGACTACAAATATCATCACACAAATCCGCCGCCCGACTTTATTACCTTCTTCAACTGCTGCTACAACTACTTCAGTtactaataacaataacaataataataataaccaaaaTTCAACTCAGCAACAATTGTCAACAAATACAGGCAGCATGGTACTAAGATCTGCTGATCGTGTAAATCGTTACTTCTCTAAAAAAGa TGCGCGCACGGCAATAACTTCAAAAACTGCATTTATCAGATGA